The Paraburkholderia dioscoreae DNA window GCCACGCGCCGACCTGACCTTCGACGGCACGGTATTGACACATCGGCGACACGACGATCCGATTGGCGAAAGTCGTGCCTCGCGAACTGAACGGTGTGAACAGGCTGATCTCGCGCATGGTGGGCTCAGGCCTTTTGTGCCGCGCAGCGCGCGACATAGGCGTTGATGTCGTCGAGGATCGACACGATCTTCGCGCGCCGTTGAATGCCTTCTTCACCAAGCGCGGAAAACGTCGTGAGTGGAGGACGCACATCGCCGACCGGATAACCCTGCGATGCCGCCAGCGCCTTCGAGTAGCACTGATGCCCATAAGTCGGATGACCTTCCGCGATGATCCGGTCGAAACTGCCAATCATCTTCTGGATGGTCTTTGCCTCTTCGATGTCGCCTTCGACCAGCGCATCCCACATACGCGTGGAGGCTTTCGGAATGTAGTTCGCGTACGGATTGACATATCCGACCGCACCGAGCAGGAAGCTTTCCACCGGCCGTTCGCCCGCGAAGACGTTCATCACGCCGTCGGTGGCCTCGATCACGTCGTAGACACGCCCTACGTCCATACTCGCTTCCTTGATGTAGCGCACGTTGTCGAATGCACGGGTCAGACGCGCCACCAGTTGCGCCGACATGTCGACATTGGTCGTGACCGGGTTGTTGTACAGCATGATCGGCAGCGACGTGGCTTCGGAAATCGCCCGGTAGTATTCGAAGATTTCATCTTCGGTTGGCGTGTAGTAATACGGTGGAACAATCATGTATCCGTCCACTCCGAGCGCTTCCGCTTCGCGGGTGTAGCGCACCGCGTTGGGTGTCGACGCGTTCATCGTACCGACCAGCACGTCCATTCGCCCTGCAACGTGCTTGACCGTGGCCTCTACATATTGCGTGCGTTCTTCGTCCGTGATCGTCAAAAACTCGCCCGTGGTGCCAAGAATGATGACACCGGGGGAACCCGCTTCTATCTGCCAGTCGAGAAAACGCTTGAGCGCCTCTATATCGATCGACTTACCGTCCGCTGTGAACGGCGTAACGGTCACGCCGTAACTGCCTCGAAAAACTTTACACACGTAGCTTTCTCCAATTTACTCGTTGAACTTCAGAGCGCCATGCGCACAATTGTCACACGCCGAATTTGATGATCTTCCTGCTTTTCATAAAGCCTGCAACGTTGCCATCGTCCCGAACCTCGCCCTATATCGGTAATTTTTGTCGTCTCTCATCACTTTATGACGCGAAAATTACCTAAATTTCATAAAAATCCCACAATCATTTTTGTTCACATGGCGCCTGAATGTTAGCATGGCGCACGTTTTGTCACAAAGCACCTGCATCGAAATTCCCAACTTGCCGTGTGCTGTGGCGACCGCAGAACGTGCAAACCACGTGTGCAGGTAGTTCGACCCAGTCAACCGCTTCGCACCTGCTGCGAGGCATCTGGTTCGCACTACCAATTTCCAGCAGTATCAATTCAGGGGAGTTGAGCGGCATGAGGACTATCAGACGGATCGCTGCGCTTGTCGGCGTTGCGGCAACGGGTTTGGCTCACGCACAAAGCAGCGTGACGATGTACGGCGTGATCGACGTAGGCCCCACATTCGTCAGCAACGAAGGCGGCGCACACAACATCAAGATGGACGACTCGATCGCGTCGGGCAATCGCTGGGGCTTGAAAGGAACGGAAGATCTGGGTGGCGGACTGCAAGCGATTTTCACCCTTGAAAACGGCTTCGACGCGTTAAATGGCACCTTCCGTCAAGGTGGTCGCGAATTCGGCCGTCAGGCATGGGTAGGCCTGCAAAACAAATACGGTTCCATTACGATGGGCCGTCAATACGACCTGATTTACGATTACACCGCCATCTACGCGATGAGCGCCTGGGCAAGCGGTTACGCGACTCACCAGGGCGATCTGGACCGCATGGGCTGGGAACGCCTGGACAACGTCATCAAGCTCAAGAGTGCCGATTTCAACGGATTGCAAGCCGGCGCATTGTATTCGTTCGGCAACGTGCCGGGCAGTTTGCATGAAGATAGTTCGTGGTCTTTTGGCGGACAATATAACCATGGTCCGTTCTCCGCCGGCGTGGTCTATCTGCGCATGAACAACCCGAATGGCTCGAATGCGATAGACCCGTATGCGTCAATGGGCGTCTCCAGTTTCCTCGGCCAGACTACCGCAACGCGCGACCCGTCCACCGGCCAGGTCACCGACCTGTTCTCCAGCACAGCGATGCAGATCGACAGTCAGAGCGTGCTAACGGTCGGCGCGAGTTACATACTGGGGAAGGTCACCTACGGACTTGCGTATTCGGATGTCTGGTTCAAGGGCTTCGGCCAGACCGCGGTGCTACGCACGTATGACGCGGGTGCCTCGTGGCAGGTCACACCTTCGTTCAACGCCTCGGCAGGTTACTTCTATTCGACCCTGGACGGACACCACTACAACGAAGCCAGCCTCGGCTTCGACTACAACTTCTCCAAGAGAACCGACGTCTATTTGCAAGGCTCTTATCTGCGTGCTTCCTCGGGCGTCGATGCTGTGCAGGGCTACCTGTTCACGCCGTCGACCACCAGTACGCAGACAAGCGTACGTATTGGTCTGCGTCACCGCTTCTGATGTGAAAGCGCCGTACGGCTCGTCGAGCCGTGCGGCGCTGGTTGTGGCCCGAAGTTTCGCTGCGGATGAATCCAGTGTTTTATTGTCCAGCCAGCGCCCGCAACTCTTCCTCTTGCAGACGCATTGGCGAATAAGGCTGCATGTCGACACCCGGATCGCGGCCCGTCATCAGATCGGCGACCAGACGGGCGGTGAGCGGCCCAAGCGTATAACCGGCGTCGCCAGGAATAGCCGCATGCAGTCCCGGCAAACCCGGCATCTCGCCCAGCACACCGCGCCCGTCCACCTTCGAATTCAGACCGGCCCACGTGCGGATGATCTGCAACTGCGCCAGCGACGGCACCATGTATTGCGCCAGCGAAACGTTCCCAATCAGGCTCGCCGGATCAACCACAGGATAATCCGATCCGGGTGCAAGTTTCGCGGGCCAGCCACCTCCGATCACAACTTGCCCGGTAGACAACTGCTTGAGCGTGATCGAACGCTCCGCATGCTGCACCAGATGCAGGATCAGCGGCGGCGCGGCCTCGGTGATATTCATGTGCAACGGCTCGGGCTCCACCGGCAGGAAAGCGCCCACGCTATCCATCAACGCACGCGCACCGGGACCAGCCGCAACTGCGACCTGCCGCGCCTGGAGCGAACCCAGCGTGGTGGCAAGCGTGAACCCCGGAGAGATGGCACACAGTCGTTCGACCTTGCATCGGTCGACGATCGTCACGCCCAGACGGACCGCCCACGCCCGCACCTGTGCATTGCAGCGGAGGGGGTTGAGCTTGCCTTCGTTGGCGCACAATTCCGCACCGTATGCGGCTGGACCGAGATAAGGCGCGATACGCTCGAGATCGCCCCGTTCGAGCAACTCGACCGACAAACCCAGTTCGCGCTCACGCCGACTCTTCGTCACGAGAAATTCGAATTGCTCGGGCGTCTCCGCAACCATCAACCCGCCAGAGACTTTCATTTCGAAATCGGCGCCGATATCGCGCTCGAATTCCCGCCAGTATTCAACTGCTCTGGGATAGAGCGGCAACTGCTGTTCGAAACCGGCCACGCGCTGCGGAAAGAGCCGCATGAAGCGGCTTTGCATCTGCACGTGCAGGCTGCCGGCATTAGCTGTCGAAGCCGAAGATCCGCCCGCATCGATCAACGTCACCGCACGGCCGCGCTGCGCAAGAAAGCCGGCCAGACACAAGCCGACAATACCTCCGCCGATCACTGCGACATCGGTTTGACGGCATGGCAATTCGTCTATCCGGATGGGGCTCATGATCCGCTGCCGCGCCCGCTCAGTTCCGCAATCGTTACCGGCTTGACCGGCACGCGTGGGGCAAAACCAGACATCTCGTCACGCGAGCGGCCAAAGCGTTCGCACACGATCTCATCCAGCACAGGCGCGCAGTAGCGGCCCTGACAGCGTCCCATGCCGATACGCGTGCGTCGCTTGATCGCGCCGGCTGTGCTGAGACCTTCGTCGAGCGCCGCATCGAGCTGAGCGAAAGTCACTTCCTCGCAGCGGCAAATCACCGTGTCGCCACAACGCTCCCTGGGTGCTGTCAGCGGGCTCGCGTAGACGTTCCAGAGCGCGTGCTGGAAGCGGCGCTGTCTGGCCAGTTCATTGACCGCGCGGGCACGTTCGTGCATCAACGTTTCGGCGGGCGCATGGCCCAACGCGGCAGCCACCGCTGCACCGACGACCACGCCCTCGGCAAGCGCCGCTTTCGCACCGCCGAGGCCCGTGCAGTCGCCGAGGGCATACACGCCCGCGATGCTCGTCAGACCTGTCTCGTCGCGGCGCGTCGCCAGTTGCCGTCTGCGCGGATCGAAGTCATGCACGCAGCCCAGCGCGCGGAGCAGTTCGTTGGCCGGCTCGAAGCCGTAGCCGAGACACACCACGTCCACTTCAATGCGCTGAGTCAGCGTCGCGCCCGAAACATGCGCCAACGTCACGGAAAGTCCACCGGCAACTTTCTCGATCGACTCGATCACCGTGTCGTTGACGATACGCACGCCATGTCGCTTTACCGTTCGCAGATAACCGACACCTTCGGCGACGAGCGCAGGGGCAGCAAGACCCATAGTCAGCAATGAATCGAGCGAGCCGAGGCCAGGCGCGGGTGCCGCTTCCACCACCGCCGCGACGCTCGCCCCGCCGCTCAGCAACTCCGCCGCCAGTTGAAGATTCAACGGACCATTTCCCGCGATCAGCACGCGCTGGCCGGGCAGGCGCCGCGACGTGCGCCACAAGGTCTGCGCGGCGCCGGTCGTCATGACACCGGGCAGCGTCCAGCCCGGCACCTGCCAGCCGCGCTCATACGCGCCGGCTGCCACGATGCAGGCGGCGGGACGAAAACGAATGGATCGCCCCCGCACCGTCGCAATAAATTCCTTCGGTTCGAACGCGCCCCAGACCGGCGCGTCGGCAATAATCTGGACGCCTGCCTTGCGGGCCGCATCTATGAGTGCCGCACCGCGCCGATGTTGCGCGTCCGCCGGCAACACGCCCTGCTCCGATACGCCGAGCTGCTTGTAGTACTGGCCGCCGGCCTGACTACGCTCATCGAGCACGGTTACGCCGACACCCGCGCGTTGCGCGAAGAGCGCCGCCGATAATCCGCCCGGTCCTGCGCCAATCACCAGTAATTCGGGCTCGCGCAACTCGGGTTCGTCCGTGCCGGTGAATGCGCCTGACACATTCACGCCGGCGGATGGAGATGGCGCGATCAGCGGTCGCCCATGCGCGCCGCGCCGTACGCTGATCGGTTTTTCGATCTTCGTCATGCAGGCGCGCCGATTGGCGACGCCGTCCACTTCGACCAGGCAATCCTGACACACGCCCATTCCGCAAAAGACGCCGCGCGGCTGCCCCGATGCGGTAGTTCGAAAATCTTGCACGCCGTGGGCGGTTAGCGTCGCCGCGAGCGTTTCGCCGGGCCGCGCGCGCAACGTCGCACCTTCGAACTCGATAGGAATGGTTTGGGTCATGATCGATCAGCGCATATGCCGGGATGCGTCCGGCAAGAGAAAGCGGCCTGTTTCAAAGCGACGGCTCCAGGCGGGTGTTCAGCACGAGTTCCGCCACCGTTGCATTGTTCGGCAGCGACAACAGGAAGGCGATCGTATCAGCAACCGTTTCCGGATCCAGCCGGTCCGCCGCTGGGCTCGCGCTTGCGAATGTCGCGATCAGCTCGGTGTTGACCGCGCCGGGACATACCGCTGTTGCGCGCACGCCGCTATCCCAGCCTTCGAAACGCGCCGCGTGCGTCAGCGCCATCACTGCATGCTTGGTCATCGAGTAGCCGATGGAATCCGTGGGCCGGTAGCGCTTGCCATCGGTCGAAGCAATGTTGATGACCCGGCCCCGGCCGCTCAATTTCAGGGCGGGCATGGCGGCGCGAATCGCGCGGTACGGACCCTTCACATTGACTTCCCACATCTGGTCGAGCGCGCTTTCATCGCCGCGGTCGAACGTGATTTCGAGCAGGATGCCGGCATTGTTGATCAGTGCGTCGATCTGGCCGAAGCGTTCGAGCGTTGCTGCGACCCATGAAGTGGCCGAGGCCGCTTCAAACGCGTCGTAGTGCGCAATCAGCACGCGTGCGGTATCCGCCGCCAGCGCCGGGGCGATCTTCGTGGCGTCGCGTACGCCGAGCGACAACGTATAGCCTTCGTCATATAGACGCACCGCGATAGCGGCGCCGATGCCGCGCGATGCGCCGGATAGCATCACGACGCGTCCCTCCGTTTCGACTTGCGCCATCAGAATAGCCCTTGATAAACGCCGCCGTCGTTGACGATATTCTGGGCGGTCATGAAACCGTTCTGCGCGCTGCACAAAAACGCGATCAGGTCGCCGCATTCTGCCGGATCGGCAAATCTGCCGGCTGGGCAATGACGCAAGCGGTCTTCGACGATCGCTTCGAAAGTCGTGTTGCCGCGCGCCGCGTGACCGTGCAGATTGGTGATAAGTGCGTCGGTCTCGAACAGGCCCGGACATACGCTGTTGATAACCACGTTCCGCGCAATGAGTTCACGCGCCATTGCG harbors:
- a CDS encoding porin → MRTIRRIAALVGVAATGLAHAQSSVTMYGVIDVGPTFVSNEGGAHNIKMDDSIASGNRWGLKGTEDLGGGLQAIFTLENGFDALNGTFRQGGREFGRQAWVGLQNKYGSITMGRQYDLIYDYTAIYAMSAWASGYATHQGDLDRMGWERLDNVIKLKSADFNGLQAGALYSFGNVPGSLHEDSSWSFGGQYNHGPFSAGVVYLRMNNPNGSNAIDPYASMGVSSFLGQTTATRDPSTGQVTDLFSSTAMQIDSQSVLTVGASYILGKVTYGLAYSDVWFKGFGQTAVLRTYDAGASWQVTPSFNASAGYFYSTLDGHHYNEASLGFDYNFSKRTDVYLQGSYLRASSGVDAVQGYLFTPSTTSTQTSVRIGLRHRF
- a CDS encoding dihydrodipicolinate synthase family protein, which codes for MCKVFRGSYGVTVTPFTADGKSIDIEALKRFLDWQIEAGSPGVIILGTTGEFLTITDEERTQYVEATVKHVAGRMDVLVGTMNASTPNAVRYTREAEALGVDGYMIVPPYYYTPTEDEIFEYYRAISEATSLPIMLYNNPVTTNVDMSAQLVARLTRAFDNVRYIKEASMDVGRVYDVIEATDGVMNVFAGERPVESFLLGAVGYVNPYANYIPKASTRMWDALVEGDIEEAKTIQKMIGSFDRIIAEGHPTYGHQCYSKALAASQGYPVGDVRPPLTTFSALGEEGIQRRAKIVSILDDINAYVARCAAQKA
- a CDS encoding NAD(P)/FAD-dependent oxidoreductase; the encoded protein is MSPIRIDELPCRQTDVAVIGGGIVGLCLAGFLAQRGRAVTLIDAGGSSASTANAGSLHVQMQSRFMRLFPQRVAGFEQQLPLYPRAVEYWREFERDIGADFEMKVSGGLMVAETPEQFEFLVTKSRRERELGLSVELLERGDLERIAPYLGPAAYGAELCANEGKLNPLRCNAQVRAWAVRLGVTIVDRCKVERLCAISPGFTLATTLGSLQARQVAVAAGPGARALMDSVGAFLPVEPEPLHMNITEAAPPLILHLVQHAERSITLKQLSTGQVVIGGGWPAKLAPGSDYPVVDPASLIGNVSLAQYMVPSLAQLQIIRTWAGLNSKVDGRGVLGEMPGLPGLHAAIPGDAGYTLGPLTARLVADLMTGRDPGVDMQPYSPMRLQEEELRALAGQ
- a CDS encoding FAD-dependent oxidoreductase — encoded protein: MTQTIPIEFEGATLRARPGETLAATLTAHGVQDFRTTASGQPRGVFCGMGVCQDCLVEVDGVANRRACMTKIEKPISVRRGAHGRPLIAPSPSAGVNVSGAFTGTDEPELREPELLVIGAGPGGLSAALFAQRAGVGVTVLDERSQAGGQYYKQLGVSEQGVLPADAQHRRGAALIDAARKAGVQIIADAPVWGAFEPKEFIATVRGRSIRFRPAACIVAAGAYERGWQVPGWTLPGVMTTGAAQTLWRTSRRLPGQRVLIAGNGPLNLQLAAELLSGGASVAAVVEAAPAPGLGSLDSLLTMGLAAPALVAEGVGYLRTVKRHGVRIVNDTVIESIEKVAGGLSVTLAHVSGATLTQRIEVDVVCLGYGFEPANELLRALGCVHDFDPRRRQLATRRDETGLTSIAGVYALGDCTGLGGAKAALAEGVVVGAAVAAALGHAPAETLMHERARAVNELARQRRFQHALWNVYASPLTAPRERCGDTVICRCEEVTFAQLDAALDEGLSTAGAIKRRTRIGMGRCQGRYCAPVLDEIVCERFGRSRDEMSGFAPRVPVKPVTIAELSGRGSGS
- a CDS encoding SDR family NAD(P)-dependent oxidoreductase, coding for MAQVETEGRVVMLSGASRGIGAAIAVRLYDEGYTLSLGVRDATKIAPALAADTARVLIAHYDAFEAASATSWVAATLERFGQIDALINNAGILLEITFDRGDESALDQMWEVNVKGPYRAIRAAMPALKLSGRGRVINIASTDGKRYRPTDSIGYSMTKHAVMALTHAARFEGWDSGVRATAVCPGAVNTELIATFASASPAADRLDPETVADTIAFLLSLPNNATVAELVLNTRLEPSL